One genomic region from Amblyraja radiata isolate CabotCenter1 chromosome 17, sAmbRad1.1.pri, whole genome shotgun sequence encodes:
- the LOC116982566 gene encoding protein phosphatase 1 regulatory subunit 3E-like, giving the protein MEKPAVHSSLCMPRNFSCMAELYGSLGEECAGAGLEGGNDCHPVCQHQERSRECSSNCGGFPSPGQRRRAKSLPAPADRSGTSLEKASVCRASRKSVRFADSLGLELTTIRHFCDADMPQIPHRVMARLRKERPERMLPANMMDFLLDNTAHTLEPMFIDPASCPGFLERVRTDKVCLETISTDNFSILGLVRVSNISYEKQVLVRYTLNQWTSYVDIGASHNAHSVDGQTDTFSFKLVTPLFLDTGGTLQFAIRYSVAGQEFWDNNKGHDYHVLSHKVKISPPKDWENGWIHFI; this is encoded by the coding sequence ATGGAGAAGCCAGCGGTGCATTCGAGCCTGTGCATGCCGCGGAACTTCAGCTGCATGGCCGAGCTGTACGGCAGTTTGGGCGAGGAATGTGCCGGCGCCGGTCTGGAAGGAGGGAACGATTGTCACCCCGTGTGTCAGCATCAAGAGAGGAGCCGAGAATGCTCCAGCAACTGCGGCGGCTTTCCCAGCCCAGGTCAGCGCAGGAGGGCCAAGTCGTTGCCGGCTCCCGCCGATCGGAGCGGCACTTCCCTAGAGAAAGCCAGCGTCTGCCGCGCCAGCAGGAAGAGCGTCCGCTTCGCAGACTCCTTGGGTCTGGAGCTGACCACCATCAGGCACTTCTGCGACGCCGACATGCCCCAGATCCCTCACCGGGTCATGGCCAGGCTGAGGAAAGAACGACCCGAGCGAATGCTGCCCGCCAACATGATGGACTTCCTGCTGGACAACACGGCACACACCCTGGAACCCATGTTCATCGACCCGGCCAGTTGCCCCGGCTTCCTGGAGAGGGTAAGGACGGACAAGGTTTGCTTGGAGACCATCTCCACCGACAACTTCAGTATCCTGGGGCTCGTCagggtctccaacatctcctacgAGAAGCAGGTGTTGGTCAGATACACCCTCAACCAGTGGACATCATACGTGGACATTGGAGCCAGCCACAACGCGCACTCTGTCGACGGCCAGACCGACACCTTCTCCTTCAAACTGGTCACCCCACTTTTCCTGGACACGGGCGGCACTCTCCAGTTCGCTATCCGCTACTCGGTAGCAGGTCAAGAGTTCTGGGACAACAACAAAGGCCACGACTATCATGTACTAAGCCACAAGGTCAAAATTTCGCCACCCAAGGACTGGGAGAACGGCTGGATTCACTTCATTTGA